A DNA window from Aspergillus nidulans FGSC A4 chromosome I contains the following coding sequences:
- the tor gene encoding phosphatidylinositol kinase-related protein kinase torA (transcript_id=CADANIAT00007036) produces the protein MAQAGPITDVTQRLFIELKSKNEETRVRAAYELYENVLAISRDWPPEKFIEFYNAVSQRIAQLVVTGSDAHERIGGLLALDRLIDFDGVDNAQKTTRFASYLRSALRSSDNAVLVYAARALGRLAKPGGALTAELVESEIQSALEWLQSERQEGRRFAAVLVIRELAKGSPTLLYGFVPQIFELIWVALRDPKVLIRETAAEAVSECFEIIAARDIQVRQLWFARIYEEALQGLKSNNVDWIHGSLLVLKELLLKGAMFMNEHYRNACEIVLRLKDHRDPKIRTQVVLTIPILASYAPVDFTETYLHRFMVYLQAQLKKDKERNAAFIAIGKIANAVGVAIAQYLDGIIVYIREGLALKAKNRAAINEAPMFECISMLSLAVGQALSKYMESLLDPIFACGLSESLTQALVDMAHYIPPIKPTIQVKLLDMLSLILDGTPFRPLGCPESRLPPLPSFAKDFTLQELHSDAEIALALHTLGSFDFSGHILNEFVRDVAIHYVENDNPEIRKAAALTCCQLFVHDPIINQTSSHSIQVVSEVIDKLLTVGVGDPDPEIRRTVLWSLDRKFDRHLARPENIRCLFLAVNDEVFAVREAAICIIGRLSSVNPAYVFPPLRKLLVNLLTGLGFASTARQKEESAQLISLFVSNATKLIRSYVDPMVTTLLPKAVDANHGVASTTLKAVGELASVGGSDMKAYLPKLMPIVLDALQDLSSHAKREAALRTLGQIASNSGYVIDPYTDHPHLLAVLIGIIKTEQAGSLRKETIKVLGILGALDPYKYQQISETAPDVHHINEVQVVSDVSLIMQGLAPSNEEYYPTVVIHTLMQNILRENSLAQYHSAVIDAIVTIFKTLGLKCVPFLGQIIPGFISVIRGSPSSRLESYFNQMAILVNIVRQHIRAFLPEIIEVIREFWDTSYQVQATILSLVDAIAKSLEGEFKKYLANLIPPMLDTLEKDNTPRRQPSERILHSFLVFGSSGEEYMHLIVPSIVRLFDRSQNPASIRKSAIDSLTKLSRQVNVSDFASLIVHSLSRVVAGNDRMLRQAAMDCICSLIFQLGQDFNHYIHLLNKVLKHHQVNHVNYQILVTKLQKGDPLPQDLNPDESYAPLADDANYAEIGQKKMVVNQQHLKNAWDASQKSTREDWQEWIRRFSVELLKESPSPALRACASLAGIYQPLARDLFNAAFVSCWTELYDQYQEELVRSIEKALTSPNIPPEILQILLNLAEFMEHDDKALPIDIRTLGKYAAKCHAFAKALHYKELEFEQDQNSGAVEALITINNQLQQSDAAIGILRKAQAYRDVELKETWFEKLQRWEEALAAYKRREKIDPDSFGITMGKMRCLHALGEWKVLSDLAQEKWNQASLEHRKSIAPLAAAAAWGRGQWELMDSYLGVMKEQSPDRSFFGAILAIHRNQFDEAIMYIEKARNGLDTELSALLGESYNRAYNVVVRVQMLAELEEIITYKQNVGDPERQEAMRQTWNRRLLGCQQNVEVWQRMLKVRALVTTPRENLDMWIKFANLCRKSNRMGLAERSLASLETVIPDGNGGTRTISPPEVTYARLKFSWATGRQREALHMLREFTANLTEDFTRFNALVASQSDHNGINGVNGIAEGNHTDIMALRERVGDVNKFRKLLAKSYLRLGEWQTALQRGDWRPEHVREVLNAYSAATRYNRDSYKAWHSWALANFEVVTTIASQASKDGGNLALVPGHIVTEHVIPAIRGFFRSIALSSTSSLQDTLRLLTLWFNHGGDQEVNSVVTEGFTAVNIDTWLAVTPQLIARINQPNFRVRSAVHRLLAEVGKAHPQALVYPLTVAMKSNVARRSQSAGNIMESMRTHSANLVEQADLVSHELIRVAVLWHELWHEGLEEASRLYFGDHNVDGMFATLAPLHEMLDKGAETLREVSFAQAFGRDLAEAKHYCMLYRETEEIGDLNQAWDLYYTVFRKISRQLPQLSTLDLKYVSPKLKDCVDLDLAVPGTYQSGRPIIRIISFDPILHVLQTKKRPRRMTLKGSDGSSYMYVVKGHEDIRQDERVMQLFGLVNTLLDNDSESFKRHLTVQRFPAIPLSQNSGIIGWVTNSDTLHALIKEYRETRRILLNIEHRIMLQMAPDYDNLTLMQKVEVFGYAMDNTTGKDLYRVLWLKSKSSEAWLERRTNYTRSLGVMSMVGYILGLGDRHPSNLLLDRVTGKVVHIDFGDCFEVAMHREKYPERVPFRLTRMLTFAMEVSNIEGSYRITCEAVMRVIRENKDSLMAVLEAFIHDPLINWRLGIRESPDRMPFNAERRQSIVSNVNLEHGVQPSNFSRHRRPSILEGGILDAQEGVPNEAREAQNARALQVLARVREKLTGRDFKPSEELNVSDQVDKLLAQATSVENICQHWIGWCSFW, from the exons ATGGCGCAAGCAGGTCCGATCACGGACGTCACCCAGAGGCTCTTCATCGAGCTGAAGTCTAAGAACGAGGAAACGCGGGTCCGAGCTGCTTACGAGCTTTACGAAAATGTTCTTGCCATCTCAAGAG ACTGGCCTCCCGAGAAGTTCATTGAATTCTATAACGCCGTTAGTCAACGCATCGCCCAGCTTGTTGTCACCGGCAGTGATGCACACGAAAGGATCGGCGGTCTCCTAGCTCTTGACCGACTAATAGATTTCGATGGCGTGGACAATGCGCAGAAGACAACGAGGTTCGCCAGCTATTTGCGGAGCGCCCTGCGCAGCAGCGATAATGCCGTACTTGTCTACGCCGCTCGGGCACTTGGTCGCCTGGCGAAGCCCGGTGGTGCCCTTACTGCAGAATTGGTTGAGAGTGAAATACAGTCGGCACTGGAATGGCTTCAGTCTGAACGACAAGAAGGTCGACGGTTTGCTGCGGTGCTGGTTATTCGGGAGCTCGCTAAAGGGTCGCCCACGCTTCTTTACGGGTTCGTTCCTCAGATCTTCGAACTCATCTGGGTTGCTCTGAGAGACCCCAAGGTACTTATCCGAGAgactgctgcagaagcagtAAGTGAATGCTTCGAAATCATTGCTGCGAGAGATATACAGGTTCGGCAGCTATGGTTTGCGAGAATATACGAGGAAGCGCTCCAGGGCTTGAAGTCGAATAATGTGGACTGGATCCATGGATCACTCTTGGTTCTTAAGGAACTTCTCCTCAAAGGAGCCATGTTCATGAATGAACATTATCGAAATGCGTGTGAAATCGTGCTTCGTCTCAAGGACCACCGAGACCCGAAAATTCGGACGCAAGTTGTTCTCACAATTCCCATTCTTGCCTCCTACGCTCCGGTTGATTTCACCGAAACATACCTGCATAGATTCATGGTGTATCTTCAAGCCCAGCTcaaaaaggacaaggagcGCAATGCTGCTTTCATAGCTATCGGAAAGATTGCAAATGCGGTGGGTGTAGCTATTGCACAATACCTTGATGGTATCATTGTTTACATCCGCGAAGGACTGGCCCTGAAAGC CAAAAATCGAGCTGCCATTAATGAAGCGCCAATGTTTGAGTGTATTAGTATGCTCTCGCTGGCTGTTGGGCAGGCTCTCAGCAAATACATGGAATCGCTCCTCGATCCCATCTTTGCATGTGGCTTAAGTGAATCCCTGACACAGGCTCTTGTTGATATGGCTCATTATATTCCACCAATCAAGCCCACGATTCAAGTAAAGCTGCTGGATATGCTTAGCCTGATTCTTGATGGGACGCCTTTTCGCCCCCTAGGTTGTCCGGAAAGCAGGCTACCTCCGCTGCCGTCTTTCGCCAAAGACTTCACCCTGCAAGAACTGCATTCTGACGCTGAAATTGCGCTGGCTCTCCACACCCTGGGAAGCTTCGATTTTTCTGGTCATATTTTGAATGAATTTGTGCGCGACGTTGCCATTCACTATGTTGAAAACGACAACCCTGAAATTCGGAAGGCTGCGGCTCTTACCTGCTGCCAGCTATTTGTGCATGACCCCATTATCAATCAGACCAGCAGCCACTCAATACAGGTTGTTAGCGAGGTCATCGACAAGCTATTGACCGTTGGTGTCGGCGACCCTGATCCTGAGATTAGACGCACTGTGCTATGGTCCTTGGATCGCAAATTTGACCGGCACCTTGCACGGCCAGAAAATATCCGATGCCTCTTCTTGGCCGTGAATGATGAAGTGTTCGCTGTCAGAGAGGCAGCGATCTGCATAATTGGCCGCCTTTCCAGTGTCAACCCAGCCTACGTATTCCCTCCCCTAAGGAAGTTGCTGGTGAACTTGCTCACTGGACTTGGGTTCGCAAGCACTGCTCgccagaaggaagaaagtgCACAGCTTATTAGCCTTTTTGTTTCGAATGCCACGAAACTTATCCGGTCGTACGTCGACCCTATGGTTACGACTCTGCTACCGAAAGCAGTTGATGCCAATCACGGCGTCGCCTCCACAACACTGAAAGCTGTCGGAGAACTTGCAAGCGTTGGGGGCAGCGATATGAAAGCCTACCTGCCTAAGCTGATGCCAATCGTTCTGGATGCCTTGCAGGACCTTTCATCTCATGCTAAGAGAGAAGCGGCTTTGCGAACATTGGGCCAGATAGCCAGCAACTCAGGCTACGTTATCGACCCGTACACCGACCACCCTCATCTGCTGGCGGTGCTTATTGGTATCATCAAGACGGAGCAGGCAGGATCGCTTCGCAAGGAAACGATAAAAGTTCTAGGAATTCTAGGTGCACTGGACCCTTATAAATACCAGCAAATAAGCGAAACCGCACCAGACGTCCACCATATCAACGAAGTACAAGTGGTGTCAGACGTTAGTCTTATTATGCAAGGCCTTGCCCCTTCCAATGAAGAGTACTACCCAACTGTTGTTATCCATACTCTCATGCAGAACATACTTCGCGAGAACTCCCTTGCGCAATATCATTCTGCTGTCATCGACGCGATTGTTACGATCTTTAAGACCCTTGGCTTGAAGTGTGTCCCCTTCCTTGGCCAGATCATTCCTGGTTTCATTTCTGTCATTCGAGGTTCACCCTCAAGCCGGCTCGAATCTTATTTCAACCAAATGGCAATCCTTGTCAATATTGTGCGGCAGCACATCAGAGCCTTTCTTCCTGAAATAATTGAGGTCATTCGGGAATTCTGGGACACGTCATATCAGGTTCAAGCGACCATTCTCTCGCTTGTGGACGCGATAGCCAAGTCCCTTGAGGGTGAATTTAAGAAGTACCTTGCAAATCTCATTCCTCCAATGCTGGACACACTGGAAAAGGATAATACTCCGCGCCGCCAGCCTTCCGAGAGGATTTTGCATAGCTTCTTAGTATTCGGCTCCAGTGGCGAAGAGTACATGCATCTGATTGTGCCCTCCATTGTGCGTCTGTTTGATAGGTCCCAGAACCCAGCGAGCATCAGAAAGTCAGCTATTGACAGCTTGACCAAACTTTCGCGACAAGTGAATGTCTCCGATTTTGCGTCCTTGATTGTACACTCCCTTTCTCGAGTCGTTGCCGGCAACGACCGTATGTTACGACAGGCTGCTATGGATTGCATATGCTCTTTGATATTCCAGCTTGGCCAGGATTTCAACCATTATATTCATCTGCTGAACAAGGTCTTGAAGCATCATCAAGTCAATCACGTGAACTATCAGATCCTTGTCACAAAGCTCCAGAAAGGAGACCCGCTCCCACAGGATCTCAATCCTGACGAGAGCTATGCCCCATTGGCGGATGACGCGAACTATGCAGAGATCGGTCAAAAGAAGATGGTGGTCAATCAACAACATCTTAAGAACGCCTGGGACGCTTCGCAAAAGTCGACTCGCGAAGACTGGCAAGAATGGATCCGGAGGTTCAGTGTAGAGCTTTTGAAAGAATCACCTTCGCCGGCGCTGCGTGCTTGTGCCAGCCTGGCGGGCATCTACCAACCCCTCGCTAGGGATCTATTCAATGCCGCTTTCGTCTCCTGTTGGACGGAATTGTACGACCAGTACCAGGAAGAGCTGGTTCGGTCAATCGAAAAAGCCCTCACCTCGCCGAACATTCCACCGGAAATTCTTCAGATCTTGCTCAATCTTGCTGAGTTTATGGAGCACGACGACAAGGCGCTGCCGATTGATATCCGCACTCTTGGAAAATATGCTGCCAAATGTCACGCGTTCGCAAAGGCGCTCCACTACAAAGAACTCGAGTTCGAGCAAGATCAGAACTCTGGAGCTGTAGAGGCACTCATTACTATCAACAATCAGCTCCAGCAATCCGATGCCGCTATTGGTATCCTTCGGAAGGCTCAGGCGTATCGGGATGTTGAACTGAAGGAGACCTGGTTTGAGAAACTTCAGCGATGGGAAGAAGCCCTTGCAGCTTACAAACGTCGTGAGAAGATTGACCCCGACTCTTTCGGTATCACAATGGGGAAAATGCGCTGTCTACATGCTCTTGGAGAATGGAAAGTGTTGTCTGACCTCGCTCAGGAGAAGTGGAACCAGGCCTCTCTAGAACACCGGAAATCAATCGCTCCTCTCGCTGCGGCAGCTGCATGGGGTCGCGGTCAATGGGAGCTGATGGATTCGTACCTAGGAGTTATGAAAGAACAATCTCCTGACCGTTCGTTCTTTGGGGCAATACTGGCAATTCATCGCAACCAATTTGATGAAGCCATTATGTACATCGAAAAGGCCCGGAACGGCCTTGACACGGAACTCTCAGCACTTCTCGGAGAGTCATATAACCGTGCCTACAATGTAGTTGTTCGCGTTCAAATGCTTGCTGAACTCGAGGAGATCATCACCTACAAACAGAATGTTGGTGATCCCGAGAGACAAGAGGCAATGCGCCAGACCTGGAACAGGCGACTTCTCGGCTGCCAGCAGAATGTAGAGGTATGGCAGCGCATGCTCAAGGTCAGAGCACTTGTTACAACACCGCGAGAGAACCTAGACATGTGGATCAAGTTTGCCAATTTGTGTCGCAAATCAAACCGCATGGGGTTAGCGGAACGTTCTCTCGCCTCTCTAGAAACTGTCATCCCTGACGGCAACGGCGGCACTCGCACTATCTCCCCACCAGAAGTCACATATGCTCGCTTGAAGTTTAGCTGGGCAACTGGCCGCCAACGCGAGGCCCTTCATATGCTCCGTGAATTTACTGCCAACCTAACAGAAGACTTCACTCGCTTCAATGCACTTGTTGCCTCACAATCTGACCATAACGGTATCAACGGCGTTAATGGTATCGCAGAAGGAAACCATACCGATATCATGGCCCTTCGAGAGCGCGTTGGTGATGTCAACAAGTTTAGAAAGCTCCTTGCAAAGAGTTATCTAAGACTTGGTGAGTGGCAAACGGCTCTACAACGAGGGGACTGGCGGCCAGAGCATGTCCGCGAAGTACTCAACGCATATTCAGCAGCCACCAGGTACAACCGCGATTCCTACAAAGCCTGGCACTCATGGGCCCTGGCCAACTTTGAGGTCGTGACGACAATTGCCAGCCAGGCAAGTAAGGACGGCGGAAATCTGGCATTGGTTCCAGGGCATATCGTAACAGAACATGTGATTCCTGCGATTCGCGGCTTTTTTAGGTCCATTGCCCTCTCTTCGACGTCGTCTCTTCAGGATACTCTTCGGTTGCTCACTCTCTGGTTCAACCATGGTGGTGACCAGGAGGTGAACTCGGTCGTTACAGAGGGTTTCACGGCTGTTAATATCGACACGTGGCTCGCCGTCACTCCTCAGCTTATTGCCCGCATCAATCAGCCCAACTTCAGGGTTCGCAGCGCCGTTCATCGCTTGCTTGCTGAAGTTGGCAAGGCACATCCCCAAGCCCTCGTGTATCCGCTCACAGTTGCGATGAAGTCGAATGTTGCCCGACGATCACAGTCCGCAGGCAACATTATGGAGAGCATGCGGACACACAGTGCAAACCTAGTGGAGCAGGCTGATCTTGTAAGTCATGAGCTGATTAGGGTCGCTGTTCTGTGGCACGAACTCTGGCACGAAGGACTGGAAGAGGCGTCACGTCTCTATTTCGGTGACCATAACGTGGATGGGATGTTTGCAACTCTCGCACCGCTTCATGAAATGCTTGATAAAGGTGCTGAAACCCTGCGCGAAGTATCGTTTGCCCAAGCTTTCGGACGTGACCTGGCTGAGGCCAAGCATTACTGCATGCTCTATCGCGAGACGGAAGAAATCGGTGACCTAAACCAAGCGTGGGATTTGTATTACACAGTGTTCCGCAAAATCAGCCGACAGCTACCACAGTTATCAACCCTAGATCTCAAATACGTCTCGCCCAAACTCAAGGATTGCGTGGACCTTGATCTCGCTGTTCCTGGTACCTACCAAAGTGGCAGGCCCATTATCCGAATCATCAGTTTCGATCCAATCCTACATGTTCTTCAAACGAAGAAGCGACCACGGAGGATGACTTTGAAGGGCAGTGACGGCAGCTCCTACATGTATGTGGTGAAGGGCCACGAAGATATCCGACAAGATGAGAGAGTCATGCAGTTATTCGGCCTGGTCAACACTCTTCTCGATAACGATAGTGAAAGCTTCAAGCGGCATCTAACGGTGCAGCGCTTCCCGGCCATTCCTCTGTCTCAGAACTCTGGTATCATCGGCTGGGTCACCAATAGTGACACCCTCCATGCTTTGATAAAAGAATACCGGGAAACGCGGCGTATTCTCCTCAACATCGAGCATAGGATCATGTTACAGATGGCTCCAGACTATGACAATCTAACGCTCATGCAGAAGGTTGAAGTATTTGGCTATGCGATGGACAACACAACCGGGAAGGATCTGTACCGTGTTCTGTGGTTGAAGAGTAAGAGCTCCGAAGCCTGGCTTGAGCGTCGTACCAACTACACTCGTTCACTTGGAGTCATGTCCATGGTCGGCTACATCCTTGGTCTAGGTGACCGCCACCCGtccaatcttcttctggacaGAGTGACCGGCAAAGTGGTTCATATTGACTTTGGTGACTGCTTCGAAGTTGCCATGCATCGTGAAAAGTATCCGGAGCGCGTGCCATTCCGTTTGACGCGTATGTTGACGTTTGCGATGGAAGTCAGCAACATTGAAGGAAGCTACCGGATCACTTGTGAAGCTGTCATGCGGGTGATACGTGAGAACAAGGACTCGCTGATGGCCGTTCTGGAGGCT TTTATTCACGACCCTCTAATCAACTGGCGTCTGGGAATTCGCGAGTCTCCTGACCGAATGCCATTTAACGCGGAGCGTCGTCAATCGATTGTCTCCAATGTCAACCTCGAGCACGGCGTCCAACCCAGCAACTTCTCTCGGCACCGTCGGCCTTCAATCCTTGAAGGTGGTATTCTCGACGCTCAAGAAGGGGTGCCTAATGAGGCACGTGAGGCTCAGAATGCAAGAGCCTTACAGGTGCTTGCTCGGGTGCGGGAGAAGCTGACCGGCCGGGACTTTAAGCCTAGCGAAGAGCTCAATGTTAGCGATCAAGTTGACAAGCTTCTTGCACAGGCAACTAGTGTTGAGAACATCTGTCAGCATTGGATTGGATGGTGCAGTTTCTGGTGa
- a CDS encoding SH3 domain protein (transcript_id=CADANIAT00007037) yields the protein MSSPPFTVKAVFEYVSDHEDDLNFTIGQIITVTGVEDDEWYYGEYLSESGNKVEGIFPKNFVEKYEPPAPPRPTRLNRPKKEPEAAAPPEPATAESPIAETRPSKSEEELAPPPRETRAIPPPQSPPATVEQTPTAESAPTKPAPASAPVLPPAPAAQSPPEEPSEPAPAPAPKLASKPSPPVAEKPASSSFKDRIAAFNKPAAPPIAPFKPSGYSSQSFIKKPFVAPPPSKNAYIPPPRETPAVPYKREEDPDIRDRPAPEPPVSENRPAPTEGAEENAEDQPKPTSLKERIALLQKQQMEQAARHAEAAQKKEKAKRPPKKRSETQDEGLTTADPAPEDSESPEVGRDHSVETLKGATAAVPAVHPAVQDLASDTNDADDSAAADTEDADETSTGKEDSEDRSRAPAQREPLTRKLAEEHGDEEVEKGNEKQEEEDEEEEEDEEEDIDPEVRRRMELRERMAKMSGGMGMMGFFGPPGGMPAPGPVSRKPKAPVQSEKDSGESETVAAPSAPPVPVMALPGMNAVRSPLASPTLERNDEPRSIASVEQYGSAGPSDSAPVPEDESEEETPRRSVDRPPPTPHERPVPPPLPPMDTRPTPPSSSHGLPSSPPQIPGGRPVPPPPPMRSPTSGGEDSDDELSVHAKNMSLNAAATNQHSEPAPPVPDHLDSRRSSTYDMTSPKSPTVSSEKRLSRPPPPVPQNNPPVPTQNRPPPPPPQLPIRRSSTADSRASIPHPRQAGEDVEGEVTEYDGDYDTDIASGAKFKDALKAHGRDSSIDEGTATDDQSLQSPRSPPENRPPPPPLSAPRGVPPPPPSQPPKSSGSGRASIDAPRAPPPPPPQPQRELSYGHDDEYDPYRYTAPQHGLPAPKAAPVPTGRPDLPPPPPPPVQEDDSDGLYDASPVQTAPETSAPPLPSQPPAAIPPPTPLSNRASLDVPRAQPAVRRSMDVGRPSMDQGFIAMDLDLAEGTLWWAQPNVPPPVLQNRQDILLEFEESSSSKRGGKTTITKDVYVLFRDYSQTVISVSFDARNPADAVLEQRHEQPPLPPRQDQLENAHVQVGTRVSEGVTAIQNTTVADGTPFGLVKHLLDPLSDALRPVGNRAYGALVYSNMANASVQQHDEIRPGDIVSFRNARFQGHRGTMHQKYSAEVGKPDHVGVVVDWDGKKKKIRAWEQGRESKKVKMESFKLDDLRSGECKVWRVMPRSWVGWDN from the exons ATGTCTAGCCCGCCATTCACGGTCAAGGCGGTTTTCGAATACGTTTCGGACCACGAGGATGACCTTAATTTTACCATCGGCCAGATCATAACAGTTACTGGtgtggaggatgatgagTGGTACTATGGCGAGTACCTCAGTGAGTCGGGGAACAAGGTAGAAGGCATCTTCCCCAAAAACTTTGTGGAGAAATATGAACCCCCCGCTCCACCGCGGCCAACGCGCCTCAATAGACCGAAGAAAGAACCTGAGGCTGCTGCGCCGCCTGAGCCGGCCACGGCCGAATCGCCTATTGCAGAAACTCGTCCATCTAAGTCCGAGGAAGAGCTAGCTCCTCCACCACGGGAGACGAGAGCGATACCTCCTCCCCAGTCTCCTCCCGCGACTGTGGAACAGACGCCCACTGCTGAGTCGGCACCCACTAAGCCGGCACCGGCGTCCGCGCCAGTCCTTccacctgcacctgcagcCCAGAGTCCTCCGGAAGAGCCCAGtgagcctgcgcctgcgcctgctcctAAACTTGCATCGAAGCCCTCGCCTCCTGTTGCAGAGAAACCTGCGAGCTCTTCATTTAAGGATCGCATTGCCGCTTTCAATAAACCTGCAGCACCGCCGATTGCGCCGTTTAAGCCGAGCGGCTACTCCTCTCAGTCTTTCATCAAGAAACCCTTTGTTGCACCGCCTCCGAGTAAAAATGCGTATATACCGCCGCCTCGAGAGACACCCGCAGTTCCCTACAAGCGAGAAGAGGACCCTGACATCCGCGATCGGCCAGCACCCGAGCCACCGGTTTCTGAGAACCGACCTGCGCCAACTGAAGGTGCCGAGGAGAATGCGGAGGATCAGCCTAAGCCCACAAGCTTAAAAGAAAGGATTGCACTGCTGCAAAAGCAACAGATGGAGCAAGCCGCTCGTCATGCTGAAGCTGcccagaagaaagagaaagccAAACGACCTCCAAAGAAGCGTTCAGAAACCCAGGACGAGGGGTTAACTACAGCGGATCCAGCGCCCGAAGACTCCGAGTCTCCAGAGGTCGGCCGGGACCACAGCGTCGAAACGCTGAAGGGTGCAACGGCTGCTGTACCAGCAGTGCATCCCGCCGTTCAAGACCTTGCGAGTGATACAAACGACGCAGATGATTCCGCGGCAGCAGACACTGAGGATGCCGATGAGACTTCTACAGGGAAAGAAGATTCAGAGGATCGCTCACGCGCTCCGGCGCAACGTGAACCCCTCACACGAAAGCTGGCAGAAGAGCACGGAGACGAGGAAGTAGAGAAGGGGAATGAAAaacaagaggaagaggacgaggaagaagaggaggatgaggaagaagatatagaTCCAGAAGTCAGGCGCAGAATGGAACTTCGCGAaaggatggcgaagatgagTGGCGGCATGGGTATGATGGGTTTCTTTGGTCCTCCTGGTGGCATGCCGGCTCCTGGGCCTGTATCCCGAAAGCCTAAGGCTCCCGTTCAAAGCGAGAAAGACTCTGGTGAATCGGAGACAGTTGCGGCTCCAAGTGCGCCGCCGGTTCCTGTCATGGCCCTACCTGGAATGAACGCCGTTAGATCGCCATTGGCTTCCCCCACTTTGGAAAGGAACGACGAGCCTCGATCAATCGCATCGGTTGAACAATATGGTTCGGCCGGACCTTCTGACAGTGCACCTGTTCCAGAAGATGAGTCTGAGGAGGAAACCCCTCGTCGATCCGTCGATAGGCCACCCCCTACTCCCCATG AACGCCCTGTGCCCCCTCCGCTCCCCCCGATGGATACGCGCCCTACTCCTCCTTCTAGCTCTCATGGTCTGCCATCGTCCCCTCCTCAAATTCCGGGAG GTCGTCCTgtacctcctcctcccccgaTGAGGAGCCCTACTTCTGGCGGCGAGGACTCTGATGATGAGCTCTCCGTACACGCGAAAAACATGTCTCTGAACGCTGCGGCTACAAATCAACATTCGGAGCCAGCACCTCCAGTGCCAGACCATCTCGACTCTCGTCGTTCATCAACCTACGATATGACTTCACCGAAGTCACCGACCGTTTCTTCCGAGAAAAGACTGAgtcgacctcctccgcctgttCCACAAAATAACCCTCCTGTTCCTACTCAAAATCGGCCGCCTCCCCCACCGCCTCAGCTACCTATTCGACGTAGTTCTACGGCTGATAGTCGGGCCAGTATTCCTCACCCACGTCAGGCTGGTGAGGACGTTGAAGGCGAGGTCACCGAATATGATGGTGATTATGATACCGACATCGCTTCCGGTGCCAAGTTCAAGGATGCATTGAAAGCACATGGTCGGGACTCTAGCATTGATGAAGGAACTGCCACCGACGATCAATCTCTTCAGTCGCCTCGCAGTCCGCCAGAGAACCgtccaccaccaccgcctctTTCTGCTCCCAGAGGGgttccgcctcctccaccctCTCAACCACCAAAAAGTTCCGGTTCTGGCAGAGCTTCTATAGATGCGCCCAGggcgcctcctccccctccgccTCAACCCCAGAGGGAGCTCTCTTATGGTCACGATGATGAGTATGATCCATACCGTTATACAGCACCACAACACGGATTGCCTGCACCAAAAGCAGCTCCTGTGCCGACGGGACGACCCGACctgcctccaccaccgccgccccctgttcaagaagatgactcGGACGGTCTGTACGACGCATCCCCTGTGCAGACAGCTCCGGAAACCTCGGCACCTCCTCTACCGAGCCAGCCTCCAGCGGCAATCCCGCCGCCGACTCCATTGAGCAACCGTGCATCTTTGGACGTCCCGAGGGCACAACCTGCTGTACGAAGGTCCATGGATGTAGGCCGTCCATCCATGGACCAAGGTTTCATTGCTATGGATCTGGACTTAGCTGAGGGCACGCTGTGGTGGGCTCAGCCGAACGTTCCTCCCCCTGTCCTTCAGAATCGgcaggatatcctccttgagtTCGAAGAGTCTAGCTCTTCGAAGCGAGGCGGGAAGACTACGATCACCAAGGACGTGTACGTCCTATTCCGTGATTACTCCCAGACTGTGATTTCTGTGAGTTTTGATGCCCGCAACCCAGCGGACGCAGTGCTGGAACAACGTCATGAGcagcctcctctacctcctcgccaGGATCAGCTTGAGAATGCCCATGTCCAAGTCGGTACTCGTGTTTCTGAGGGCGTTACGGCTATTCAGAACACCACTGTAGCTGATGGTACGCCGTTCGGACTTGTTAAGCACTTATTAGACCCCTTGTCAGACGCACTTCGCCCTGTCGGTAACCGTGCGTACGGTGCTTTGGTTTACTCCAATATGGCCAATGCTTCCGTGCAGCAACATGACGAGATCCGCCCCGGCGATATCGTAAGCTTCCGCAATGCACGCTTCCAAGGCCACCGCGGTACAATGCATCAAAAGTACAGTGCTGAGGTTGGCAAACCCGACCACGTTGGCGTCGTTGTTGActgggatggaaagaagaagaagattcgTGCCTGGGAGCAGGGCCGCGAGAGCAAGAAGGTCAAGATGGAAAGTTTCAAGCTGGACGACCTCCGTAGCGGCGAGTGCAAGGTTTGGCGAGTAATGCCTCGCAGCTGGGTCGGATGGGATAATTAA